Proteins found in one Hevea brasiliensis isolate MT/VB/25A 57/8 chromosome 18, ASM3005281v1, whole genome shotgun sequence genomic segment:
- the LOC110662868 gene encoding uncharacterized protein LOC110662868 yields MADYHFVYKDVEGASTQWDDIQIKLGNLPPKPPAFKPPSFTPAPDEDSIPKDKSWIDEKTEEELEDLEDDLNDDRFLEEYRKKRIAEMREAAKISRFGSMIPISGSDFIREVTEASHDVWVVVILYKDGYQECGVLLRCLEELATRYPATKFVKIISTDCIPNYPDRNLPTMLVYNNGAVKANYVGLHSFGRRCTPEGVALVLCQLGPVLNDGQSGSDPSRETVMEGEQRRLLEKVVKEHEDDDDGSSSD; encoded by the exons ATGGCGGACTATCACTTTGTGTACAAGGATGTTGAAGGAGCATCGACTCAGTGGGATGATATACAGATAAAGCTTGGGAATTTACCTCCAAAGCCACCTGCTTTCAAGCCACCGTCCTTCACTCCAGCTCCAGACGAAGATTCAATTCCTAAAGATAAGTCCTGGATCGATGAGAAAACTGAAGAAGAGCTCGAGGACCTCGAAGACGATCTTAACGACGATCGATTCCTTGAAGAATACAG GAAGAAGAGGATAGCTGAGATGAGGGAAGCAGCTAAAATTTCGAGGTTTGGATCAATGATTCCAATTTCAGGGTCAGACTTTATTAGAGAGGTGACCGAAGCAAGCCATGATGTTTGGGTCGTTGTGATTCTCTACAAGGATGG ATATCAGGAATGTGGAGTACTGCTGCGATGTCTGGAAGAGTTGGCAACTAGATATCCTGCTACAAAGTTTGTTAAGATCATATCCACAGATTGTATACCAAACTACCCAGATCGTAATCTTCCCACTATGCTGGTGTACAATAATGGTGCAGTGAAAGCAAATTATGTGGGTTTGCATAGTTTTGGCCGGAGATGCACCCCTGAAG GTGTCGCATTAGTCCTTTGTCAATTGGGCCCGGTACTAAATGATGGTCAGAGTGGAAGTGATCCATCAAGAGAAACCGTCATGGAAGGAGAACAGAGGAGGCTCTTAGAGAAAGTTGTTAAGGAGCACGAGGATGATGATGATGGATCATCAAGTGATTAG
- the LOC110662864 gene encoding uncharacterized protein LOC110662864, giving the protein MASQAAAAFNGNMKKALAGLRRINLEGLRWRVFDAKGQVLGRLASQISTVIQGKDKPTYAPYRDDGDMCIVLNAKDVCVTGRKMTDKFYRWHTRYVGHLKERSLKDQMAKDPTEVIRKAVLRMLPRNKLRDDRDRKLRIFAGSEHPFGDWPLEPYVIPPRTIREMRPRARRALIRAQKKAEQQLQGAIDMRKGRKKEAEAEVTE; this is encoded by the exons ATGGCAAGCCAAGCAGCTGCCGCTTTTAATGGCAACATGAAG AAAGCACTTGCTGGCCTCAGACGTATCAACCTGGAAGGTTTGCGATGGAGAGTATTTGATGCCAAAGGCCAG GTCCTTGGAAGATTAGCGTCTCAAATATCAACAGTAATTCAAGGCAAGGATAAGCCTACATATGCTCCATATCGTGATGATGGGGATATGTGCATCGTGCTTAATGCAAAGGATGTATGTGTTACAGGGAGAAAGATGACGGATAAATTTTATCGCTGGCACACTAG GTATGTGGGCCATCTCAAGGAAAGGAGCTTAAAGGATCAGATGGCTAAGGACCCTACAGAAGTAATTCGGAAAGCAGTGTTGCGTATGCTTCCTAGAAACAAACTGCGTGAT GatagagatagaaaattgaggatTTTTGCTGGAAGTGAGCACCCTTTTGGTGATTGGCCCCTTGAGCCATATGTAATACCTCCTAGAACAATACGAGAGATGCGGCCGCGTGCTAGACGAGCCTTGATTCGAGCTCAGAAAAAAGCTGAGCAGCAACTGCAAGGCGCTATTGATATGAGAAAAGGCAGAAAGAAAGAAGCTGAAGCAGAAGTGACCGAGTAA
- the LOC110658478 gene encoding mitochondrial pyruvate carrier 1 has product MAFFRAFWNSPIGPKTTHFWGPVFNWSIPIAAFVDTKKPPEMISGNMTAVMCVYSAMFMRFAWMVQPRNLHLLVCHVSNETVQLYQLSRWIKARGSLQQEKEEQAKGQ; this is encoded by the exons ATGGCATTCTTCCGGGCATTTTGGAATAGTCCTATTGGTCCTAAAACAACTCATTTTTGGGGTCCTGTTTTCAACTGGAGCATCCCAATTGCA GCATTTGTTGACACAAAGAAACCCCCAGAAATGATATCTGGCAACATGACTGCAG TAATGTGTGTTTATTCAGCAATGTTCATGAGATTTGCTTGGATGGTACAGCCTCGAAACTTGCATCTTCTTGTATGCCATGtctccaatgaaacagtgcagcTTTATCAGCTTTCGCGTTGGATAAAGGCTAGAGG ATCCTTGCAGCAGGAGAAAGAGGAACAAGCTAAAGGACAGTGA
- the LOC131175868 gene encoding transcription termination factor MTERF5, chloroplastic-like, with amino-acid sequence MSTGNIFFLHVPLVPSSYWPHRKPEILEPHRPTQEHVQHQSFSLSPLPALLKKIRTFPAIRSLTLIYLSRGVLFVRRTQLSLPRKLFSCQVKLADSGVDGSFSSQVVPPTLLAAEKEEAKAVLTLFLKKQGLSNAVAARTINKSDLFIDHLVSRLHSVHKSRYLVGRELTTLEIRDALIPYLESLLEEHRSVLVDLVENFPNPSVKGKPVQPLSPSQITLDSKKLKAVSRVSETGPAGKLPPHIVYLMDLGMNLEQIKGITCRFPAFAYYSLEGKIKPVVEFLLDLGVPKSDLPTILVKRPQLCGISLSENLIPTMTFLENLGVDKRQWAKVIYRFPALLTYSRQKVRVTVDFLQEMGLSAESIGKILTRCPNIISYRVEEKLRPTAEYFHSMGVNVAVLLHRCPQTFGLSVKANLKPMTEFFLGRGYSIEEVGIMISRYGALYTFSLAENLIPKWEFFLTMDYSKEELVKFPQYFGYSLEDRIKPRYALVKKCGVKLLLNQVLSLSYSDFDKALKKKMKKMLSDKT; translated from the exons ATGAGCACaggcaatattttttttttgcacGTGCCATTAGTTCCTTCTTCCTATTGGCCGCATAGGAAGCCAGAAATATTAGAACCCCACCGGCCCACCCAAGAACATGTCCAACACCAGTCATTTTCCTTATCACCATTGCCTGCTCTT ctgaaaaagataaGAACATTCCCTGCAATCCGCTCTTTGACCCTCATTTATCTATCTAGAGGAGTTCTCTTTGTTCGTAG GACTCAACTCTCTCTTCCGAGGAAACTCTTCTCTTGCCAAGTAAAGCTTG ctGATTCTGGGGTAGATGGATCATTCAGctcacaagtagtgcctccaaccCTATTGGCAGCAGAGAAAGAAGAAGCCAAGGCTGTCTTAACTTTGTTCTTGAAGAAACAAGGTTTGAGCAATGCAGTTGCTGCTAGAACTATCAACAAATCGGACCTGTTCATTGACCATCTTGTCTCAAGGCTTCATTCTGTTCATAAATCTCGGTATCTAGTAG GAAGAGAGCTCACAACTCTAGAAATCAGGGATGCTCTTATTCCATACCTAGAATCTCTTCTTGAAGAGCACAGAAGTGTTTTGGTAGATTTAGTAGAGAACTTTCCAAACCCATCTGTTAAAGGAAAACCGGTTCAACCTCTATCTCCTTCCCAGATAACACTTGATTCCAAGAAGCTTAAAGCTGTGTCTAGAGTAAGCGAGACAGGCCCTGCTGGGAAGCTTCCCCCTCATATTGTTTATCTTATGGACCTTGGCATGAATCTTGAACAGATCAAGGGAATTACATGCAGATTTCCTGCTTTTGCTTACTACAGCTTGGAGGGCAAAATTAAGCCAGTAGTTGAGTTCCTTCTCGATCTTGGAGTACCTAAATCAGACCTTCCAACCATCCTTGTCAAAAGACCTCAACTGTGTGGAATTAGTCTTTCTGAAAATCTCATACCCACCATGACATTCTTAGAAAATTTGGGTGTAGACAAGAGACAATGGGCTAAAGTTATATACCGTTTTCCAGCACTTCTGACTTATAGCAGGCAAAAAGTTAGAGTGACTGTAGATTTCCTTCAAGAGATGGGTCTCTCAGCAGAGAGTATTGGTAAGATTCTAACACGTTGTCCAAACATTATAAGTTACAGAGTGGAAGAAAAACTACGGCCTACAGCTGAATACTTCCATTCAATGGGGGTTAATGTTGCTGTTCTTCTGCATCGATGTCCACAGACATTTGGCCTCAGTGTCAAGGCCAATTTGAAGCCTATGACAGAATTTTTCTTAGGAAGGGGGTATAGTATAGAAGAAGTCGGAATTATGATTTCAAGATATGGAGCTTTATATACTTTTAGCTTGGCAGAAAATTTGATACCAAAGTGGGAATTCTTTTTAACCATGGATTATTCAAAAGAAGAGCTTGTTAAATTCCCTCAATATTTTGGCTACAGTTTGGAAGACAGAATAAAACCAAGGTATGCACTAGTGAAAAAGTGTGGAGTCAAATTGCTGCTGAACCAGGTGTTATCATTATCATATTCTGACTTTGATAAGGctttgaaaaagaaaatgaagaaaatgcttTCTGACAAGACCTAA